The genomic DNA GCCTGGTGtcgtatctatctatctatctatctatctatctatctatctatctatctatctatctatctgtacGAATCTGCATACAAATATGCGTAAAACATTGTACAAATGTGTACTTTGTAAAGCTTTCTTCCTCTATGCCCGAGCCTTTTGATCGAGAATTGACGGTGTTTtggtttttcgtttctgtgcatgcagagtcgGAGGGTTGCTTGAATTCCAGCGCCAGCGCGGCATTGGCGTCTCGACAAGTAAGCCACAGACCTGGTTTCGAGAGCATAGGAACTCCATTTGGaccggtttcctctctgcgttaCCACGACGAAACAacatggagagaggagacacatgcatgcgaCAAAAAACTCTAGAGCGTGGCATGCCGTGAAAAAACGAACTTCTGATTTCCTCTATATAATCCACAGACCTGGTGCGCAGCTGACTCCCTTTCAAGACTCCACCTCTCGGCTGCCAGCAACTTGTCCTCCTGCGTCCCTGCCTCTTTTTGTCCCTTGCctcgggtttctctctcgcctcttggtCTCCGCTTTTCGTCCGTCGCCGCGTTCGCTGTTCTCGCGGCATTTGCTGACGTCTCGCGATCTGGTCTTCGGGgcgctctgcctcctcaTGTCTCGAGTTCCTGCTGCTCGCCTCCCCTTTActgtttcttttcgctgctgtctctctcctccatgctgtctctcttctccctcccctgtctcctccagtTGCGGGACCGATTCCCGTCTGCCCGGCCCTAGGCATTTTCGACGTTCCCGCGCTCCCGCCTGGCCCCTCTTCATCGGAGACTCGTGCGTTTGCTCTCCCCCAATTTGTCACCTCTGCGGATGTctccactgcatgcgccgaagCGGTGCGCGTCCAAGCTTCTGTGCCGGCCTCACTGCCCCGGAGcgacagggaaggagacaaacaTCGCGAAgcagtggagaaggaagggacaCCCGCCCTGGCCGACTCGCCGCTTCGAGTTCGGTGTCGTCTCGGGTCGAACGGCACAGTCTCAACTGCCTTCTCGCACGCGTGGACGCGCCTGTCGCTTCGAAAAGATGCCGACCGGACACCGGCCGCCTCGACGTCTCCGGGGCAGTCCACGGCGTCTTCGGGTGCTTCTGGGTCACCTTCtctcgaggagacagccagcTGGATTGGGTCCATCGGCGTGGGGGTCGGGGCGACCTGCGCCCGAGTCGGCGAATGTGCGGGCTTTGCCCCTCGCAAAGGCGGCTGGGGCGAGGCCTGCCGGCAGCGTCCATGGCGcggcgagcggagagaaggaaaggcggggGACACGGAGCGGGGCAGTGCGGCCGAGGCCGGCCTCGAGACTCTCAAAGTTCAGGCCTTCATTGTCGTTAACAGCTACGGCGACATCGTCGCTGCCGgaaagggaagcgaaggctCAGTCGTCGCAGGGCCACTCAAAGACGGCGTCACGTACGCTGCCGCCGACCTGCTCCAAGAGGCCGGTACGGGCTGCGCATCAGGGTCTTTCCCTCTCAAAGAGGTGGACGAAAACCAACTCATCACGTCCGCTCGTCTGTTCGTTCAGGACGCAGCAACCAGGCGAGCGTCTGTGTCTGAGGTCCTACGATTCCACCAAGGGGGAAGGGCACTGTCGCGTCAATTCCAACCATTTTAAACATTCACATAACTACATGTGAATCTGTATGTGTATTTTTTCATGTGCATTCGTGTGTGTAGGCATCCATGTGAGGTGCGTCTCAGCTTTCCTCTTGTTTCGTGTGGcgcacgcgcatgcaaggccTGACGACAACTCACGTGGTATCTTTTGTCTCTaggcttctctttctctcctgccccgtttttttgtctcccaCCTGCAGACCACACATTTCTCCCTCTGAGCCTTCAGCCGCAAGCGACAACTCTTGTTGCCGTTTTCACCAACTTGGAGTAGGCATTCGCGAAGCGTTCCTGTTGTCTTCGCCATCTTCCCAGGAGTCTCACGTCTTTGCGTGTGCCAGCAGGTGTGATAGAGGGCGTCTTCGGAGCACTGACGctcttcgcgtccttccgcttctttccaGATTTTCTCTCTGGCCGTTGATGGGTGTCTGTAATCGatccgcttctcgcgctgccTTTTTTGCTGGTCGTGCTCCGCTCTGGTGTCGCTGTCCACTCTCTTGGTCTCCGTCGTGGATCCCCACTTCTGATTCTTTTGCCTCCACTCTagacgcgtttctccctttcgttCCCCTGGTTGGCATCATTTTCTGCTTGTTGCTCGTCCTGTCGGCCGGCATTTGCCTTCCGAGTTCTCACAAagctttgtctttttttctcctgtccgTCTCAGTTTGAATCGCGACGCGCTCTGGCGCGTGGCTGCGATGGCCGGTGCTGGGATGGCCCGGGCAATTCACCCTATCTTCTCGCCCGTCGATGGCGACGCAGTCATCGCCGTTTCGACTGGCGAACTCACCCATGGCGACACTGATGTAGGCccagcagaaagagaaaggcttGACAGAACGGCGTGAGAGCCCCATAGAGATTCCGAGAATTGAATCCAGGGAACAAGAGTCTGTGCCACGTGTATCAATGATTgacacacgtatatatatatatatatatatatatatatatatatggggtCTACGTACGTGCACAGGATCGTGTGAGTCTGCTTCAGCCCCGGCGGTTCACCGAGGTCACAGCGGCTTCAACAGCATTCTCGATTTGGCTGCTGGAGTTAGAGTTCCTGGTCTGTGCGGCACTTTGAACTAGGCTGTTACATCATTCTTGTTCCCCTCTTCGCTATGCCTGGTCGTTTCGCTTCCGTGGTTTCTGGCCTCCTTTCTTATAccttctcctcgtccgtTCCCCGTCTGTTTGATGTTTCTCcatttctgtttctcgctgtttttttATGCttgttgtttctctcttcgcctttccatAGTCGCTGTTCCCAGTGTCGTTGGCGCACATTCCCTCCGCATCTTTGCGTTTTTGTCGTGCTTTGTCCATGCTTTCGTTTCTTGAGTAGCTCTGTTTCTAGTGTGGCTGTATTTTGCTTCTTCAGCCGACGCTTTCGGAGATTATTGTGGGAACCATGGCTGCAGAATGTGTGGTGAGCTGCCAACTCTGATTGAACCTTGTGGATTTTGgtctgccttcgtcgcttcgCTTCCATTTTCTGTCCTGCCGTCTACCGCTTTGTTGCCCCTTCCCTTTGCAACAGCCCTTGCTTTTGAGATTCTGGCGGCAAAACCACTTCTCGTGCTCCGTTGTTTCCTGTGAATTTCTCTCAGGAAGGCAATTTGCTTCATCCTTTGGTTACAGTGTTTTGTGTTCCCTTGCCAGCTCTACCCCTCTTGGACGACACTGCATCCttgttttcgcttctctcaaCTGAGATACACACTTCCGTGACTTATGGGAGCTTCCCGCGCTGTCCCTATACGAGCATCTTTTCCGGTGTTTGTGGTTCTTCCACACTGTggttgtttctcttcgcttaTCCAGATTTCCTCGGCATCTTTTGTTCCGCTTTCTTTCGTGTGTTGTTCCTTCTCAGGCTGAAGCTATCCAACAAGCGGCAGCAGCCTCAAACAATTTGTGAAAGTAGCTGCCGAATGTATTTTCGACTCCAAACGTTGCCCACTCTGCGTGTTtgcttttttcgtcttttttctgagGAAGGGTAGTTGTGGTCCGCCATGAAAGGACTTTCGCGTGAGCATTAAACCGGATGCCTGTTTCTACAAAGAGCGGAGATTtagatagacagatacaTAGATTCGAATACACAATATACAGACCCGCCGTAGGCGGGTTTTCCATTTTGTCCCCGGGACTTTCGTATTTACGCAGAACACAGGCACGACAGCGTTGAATGACAAATAGCATCCGGTTGTTAGCGAAGCGGTAATTCGTGATTGTCGCCGTTCCAGAGGGAAATCCACACACACCGGTCGATCCCTCGTTAGTAGTTTGGATATCCTAGGTACTAtaatgtctctgttttgttCGGTTTGAGTTATACAGTTCTGGATCGAGGTGACAGGCCAACCCACCGCCTGATCCACCCCCTGTCAGAACCACCCAGAGCACACCTTCAATGCACAACACTCGTTAATTCACTTCTTCGCGCCATGGCCCCCGTCAGCTGCTGGGAAACGCTCTTCGGATTCGAACACGACTTTTTGGCGGATATCATATACCCAGACATTTGGCAGGGACTCTAGTGACTTCCGTGGGGttgagagcgaaagagatgTTGAATGACTGCGCGCCGGAACGgccaacacacacacaaacattTGAAGGCGGGGCTGCGCAGCGCCGGCCGGTCCCTAGGTCGGGTTCGCGCGTTCGATTGTTTCACGACGGCAAGACAGACTGACGACTTTCGCCGGTACTGTGTCAACTCGGTTGCCAAGGACAGACTGCGAGACGTCAATTTCATTTTCAGCGCGCAGACGCCTCGCTCAACAATAAGTTGGTGGAGCGTCAGGCGCGTCGGCCGAGCAGGTGTCTCGCTCATCTGCTTCGGGAATTGGTGTTCTGAAAGGATTGAAGGATGTGGGCCGCTCACCGCCACTCGGTGTGTGtaaaagaaagcgagattGCTCGTTGACGAACTCTGTGCGGCTGACGCTTTTCGACTGGAAAGCAATGACGTGGGGATCTGTTGACGAGAAAAATCGGGGCAGTAAAACTCACGAAAGGTGACCTGCGATCGCTTTGACTCGCACCACGGGGACTTCAACAGCGTGTATTGTCTGTTACTTTAAAGCCGTGGAGATCCAAGATTTTCACTTCGACGATGTATTAAAGTAATTTTTCGGCACCCGGGCTGTTCCGGGAATTGAACCCGGGACCTCTCGCACCCGAAGCGAGAATCATACCACTAGACTAAACAGCCTGTTACAGGACATTTGAATACACGCGACTGACGCTTGCCTCGCCATGCGCTCTTTTCGCAGACAGAGCTGGCGCCGGTGGCGGGACAAACACGCCACGGAAGCAGGTGAACCGTAAAtcgccagagagacgactTTTTTGCAGATACAGAAACTGTGGGCCAACTGGGCGGGATGAGAACCTCGTGGGTTTTCTCAGCATGATTCAGACAGGCACCCAATTGTGGCGATCACGATCTCCTCCAGGTTGTGCACTGAGCCGCATGTCCCTTCATGAAACAGTTGGCTGGTTTGCTAGCAGTAGCGAAGCGTGTACGATAACTTTCGCAACAGGGCCCTCCTTCCAGAGAAAATCGTGTACAGGGGTTTGCTTCCAACACTACCGCAGCTCCAGACTCGGATCTCGCAGTGTCTGTGTCCGGACTCTCGCCTTCGGTGTTAGCCTCTGATGCGAATGCGGTCACTGAGCAAGAGAACGCAGGATTTTACGGGCCCGAGGTCAAATCCTGCAGACAAACTCGAGAAAAGCTTAAtgacgaagaaacaggcCAGCGCCGGAGTTGATAGCTGTGGCGAAACGCTTTTCTTAGCGGACTGGTGTGAAGGGAGCGTTGGCGCTTTGCTTTTCCATCAGGCCGTAGGGAAAACGGTGGCGTCACTTGTCGCATCGGAAGCTGAGTAGATTGCATCAAATTTGGTTTTCTTCGATACCAAAAATCTAGACTGCCACAGCACGGCCGAACATGTGCTCGTTCTCCACCTGATGTCGCCGCTTCAAATATCGCATGCTTATATGTGGCGTGCCCAGCAGACAACCCGTTGAAGAGTTTCTGACGAGGCAGCCCACAGAGTCTGTGCGTATTGCTATTCGACAGCAGccctttttctgtctcaaACGCTTCAGCGCCAGTGTAGCAACCAACAGTTTTTGGCACGAGCGAAGCGAAGTCACGTCCGAACGAAAAGGCTCCCTTTCGCCCACGCACACAAAAACGGCTTTCAAATAGCATCTCGCAACATCTCAAGACTGAGCGTGGCCCAGTAAACAAACACGGGAACAGAAAGCTGCAGCGAAACAACGGGATTCCGCGGACACACGAAAGTGTTCAGACGAAACACGGGCACCCTTTTGATTTCACGTGAATCTCATGGCGTTGAGCGCCTTTTGTTCTAGAACAGACAAACAGATATACACGTGCAGGCCGCCTGATGCGTTAAGTGCGGATCGTTTTAGCGAGCTACGGGCGGTCCCCCCAGAAAACCCACACCACAACAGATGGAAATGCCAGGCTGTCCCAGGTAGACagctcttccctttctcttttacACGGCAAAAGTGACTTGCTTCGAAGAAGACATTTTCCTAAATGCAGACGTCAATCTTGATCCGAAGCTATCGCGCCGCTTTCGCTCTTTGCGCCATCTTTCACCTCCGTCACCGTCCACAGCTCTGTTTCGGCCACCTGGTAGCTCTCCAACCACTGCAAAGGAATCACGGCTCTGGCGCCCTCTTCTCGGCATCGCTCCGTCAAAGTAGCCTCGACTGTCTCGTCCCACTCCACTGCGAAGGACACCATCACCTGCGGCCGGAGACGCATTCCCGAGGCGTCCCCAGTCTCCGCCCACCCCTGCGCCGTCACCTCTGTCGCCACCACCCAAGCCCTGAACACTCGGTCCAAAGTACGGCCCTCCCCGACCCATAAATCCCAAACTGCTTCGCCCTGCCGTGGAAGCAAGCGATGCGCCAAGGCTCCCCGGGGGAGTGCTTGCAGGCGAGGACGTCGAGCCCACAGCGCCGCCAGTGCCGTCAAGCACGCCACCGGTATGTGGCGAGCGACTGTGCTGCGGAGACTGTTTGTGCTTCTTGCCGAGATCCGCCCGCTCTTGGACGCGCGTGAACTGCTCAAAGTCTCCAATAAGAGTGTTGGAGAAACCCTCAGTGATGGATGTCAGGAAGTTAAGAATGCCAAACACCGGAGAGAAGATACACCGCAGGAGACATATGCAAAGAAGCGCTGTCGTCTTGGGGCAACTGTCGCCTCTGCAGGACAAACACAAACAAAAGACAAGGCACTGACCTAGGACTGAAAAGGAGATTCCTGTACCGTGTCAATGGAACAGACTGCTGCGGAAGGCCACACTGCAACACACCGCCAACGCGTCAGGGCAGGTCACAAGGACAATAAGAACGCTggcagacgcgaagaaggtTTCTGAATGAAAAAAATGAGGAAAGCGGCAGTTTGTGAAATCGAGTTTCTCCTTTGTTCTCTTTATTGTCCACTCACCGGTTGACGCTGGCGATGGGCTCAGTTGCTATTCCCACCCAAGGCCGCCAAAAGGTGTCAAGAAGGAAGCCGTTGAAGCCTTTCCAAAATGCATCCAAGACGCCATACGGCCTGGGCCTGCTGCCTCCGAGCAGCTTGTGGAGAATGTTCAAGATGTGGCTGAGCGACTGCATAATTCCGCCCATCGTGTAGATGATGAAGAGGATGAATCCAATGCGGAATCCAGTGACGAGCCCTTCGAAGACATTCCCGCCGCTCGTCGCTCCCTTCACCGTCTGGCTGACGAGCGCTCCGCACCCACGGATGAATCCCATGGCGAAGGCAAAGGGGTTCGACATCCaggcagaggggagagactgCCGGATGAACTGCCTCATGTAGCTGTTGCGGAGAGAATAGAAGAGTTCGTCCCAAGAGCACACGATGAaccggcgtttctcgcctgcgATCTGAATACTCATGTACGGAGTATCCAGAGGCAGTGCGTCAACAATGTGGAGAACTTGTCGAGAGATGCGATGTTCACTTGTACGAATGGACACGGTCAGATCCATGGGCCCGATGCGTAAATGCTTCAGGTAGATCGGGGCTGCGTCTTGGAGCTCAACCCATCGAGGGTTTGGATAGACGAAGACGTGGGAATATTTCGTCGATATGAGAATACGAGGCTCGCAATAATACTGAAGCTGAAGAGGCAGCTGCCGCCGCACTTGGTCCAGCGATTCAGGCTGTTGGACCCCGCCTAAGGTTGACGGCCCACCCGTAACGGCTCCTTGGCTACCTGCTTGCGAGGCCGAGATTGCCCCTGGCCCCGGTAGACCCTGTTCTGAAAGAAGCATCTGCTGGGACGGCGCAGACATGGTAGCTGCCCCGAGAAGGGGACTTGCGGATAAGACTGCCCCAGACGTCAATCCCCCTGCCGAGACCGTGGACGGTCCGCCTGGGTGATTCAGCGTGTAGGAAGGCCCTGAGATGACACCGACGTTCAGGGCGTGCGCCAATGGTTGCGGCTGCGATGGAGCTAGACGCTGGTGGTTCCAGTGTTTCTCCACTGCGTGTAGGTCGAGGATGGCCTTCACCGCCTCCCGACACTTCAGCGCCGTCTGAAGGGCGGGGCATACCTGAAAGgggggagacaaagaaccGACGAAAAAGCGTTGCAAACAAAGCTCGCCTGATACCCTTGCGCTACCTAAATGATAAAACCAAACAGTTGTCTCTGGAAGCAACTGGAGGAAGTATCATGCGGCCTCTCGCTGCAGGTGAGAAAGGAGATCGGGATGAACGCTACGTACCTGCTGTCGAGTGGTTTGGAAGACCTCGAGCATCTGcatctccttctccgccAGTTGGATCAGCTGCTCGATGACCAGCAACTCGATGTTGGCGCTGAGAGAACTAATCTTCAGTTCGATCAGGTCATACATGGGCGCTTGCCGGGGATCCACCAAAGACCGCTGCACGTTGAACCAGAGGAACACGTCTTTTTGCCTGGAATCCTTCGGCGGCGTGTTCTTCAAGATGACGGGAATGTCGCCTCTCACGAAGTGGTCCAAATGCAGCATGGAAATCTGCAGGAGGATCGAGGCCGTACTGTTGGTGAAAAGAAGCGTCCGGAAGTCCGGAGGAGCTGAGTGACTTCCTcgggttttcttccctttgcCTTTCACCCCGCCGCCCACACCACTCGCCAAGCGGGCTCCATACAgttcttcttcacttccaGACGATTCGCTGTGTTCATCTCCCTCGCTCAACTCGTCTCCCGATTCGTCGAAGCCGCTCCCAATGCCACGGCCGTTCCCGCGTCCTTCACGCTcgcgtctgcgcctcctGCGGCGACGCCGCTTCTGTTTCCGGTGCCGCAGCCGAGTCTCGAATTCAGGCAGGTCGGTCACGTGCATGATGCCCCGCATAGGCACCATCACTacttgctttctcttctgttcagCTGTGTGGATTAGCGCCGGGTATGCACGGAAAATTGCTTCGGTGTCTTTCGGCATGACCGACCCCGCCACTGAAAAGTTCGTCATGTGCAGCGCGAGAACCTGAAGAACACCACACGAACGGCGGGAAACTCCAACGGAATCTacacgggagaggcgacggactCCGAGActgggcgaaggcggagtGCTAGACACGCAACCACTGTCAAAGTCTTCTCTCGGACCTGTTCGGGCCGAAGTTTGTGTGCACCACGAAATACCCACCTCACAAGGTACTGCGACAGGAACGCTTTAGCTGGGCGCGATGCAGAGTGTAGAATGTGTTGACGGAACCATTGAAAGACACGAATGCTTTGATACTTTCCTCCTTAGACCCGCAAAGAGTGCCGCTTTCTGACTTGCAGCTGCTTGCAGCTTATGAACTGCCTAGGCGTCTCATGACCCACAACACCGGGGACCACACGCTCTTACCACTTCATTCTGGTGGATCCACGTCGTTGTCAGCCTCGGGAGATGGAACTCGTAGCTCAGACCTAGCCACGGAGGCGGTCTGTTGACGCCATCGACGTCCGTttgcttccgtttcttctgtctcctcttctttgaCGACTTTCGGTCACCGCCGTGGCTGTGACTCAGAAGCCCATCTCCGTGAGCATTTCTCTCGAgactttcttcgtcttcggcctTGGTCATTGACATCAGCAGAAGTTCCAACAGGCCGGCGCCCCTGGCGTGATTGGCAGGATGGCCAAACCACATATCGGCGGAGTCTGCTGAAATGACAAGAGAGCTCCCTACCTCCCCTCCATACACTTCTCCAGGGATGCTCCGCATCCACTCTTCAAGAGTTCCAAAGAGACTCTCGCGACTATTCGTGCCGTTTTCCCAGCATCCTCCCGGCCGTCTTCCCCTTAGCGGGCCGCTTCGCACATCGTCGAAGGGGCTTAGAACGGCCGACCCGTACAAATGATCGAGGCCACTTGCGACAGGCTCTGCCCcaggaaacagagcgacAGCGCTCGTCGTCAAGTACTTCTGGGAAGGGATCCGACTGTTTGCTGTGCCAGCCGCCTGTGCAGAGCCAAGGTGTTCGCCAAAGCTCGTTAAACCCGCCCGGACCTTGTGCGCCATACGGCGGGACTCGCACACCATTAACAGCCGAGAACctgcgagaaaggaagacaacGGACAACCcgcgaaacgcagaaaacgtTTCAATACATATCGTTTTGAGCAGCCTGGGAAGCCGCACAACTCAATGGAGGCGCGCCCAGGTGACCGAtcacgtgtgtgtctccgtgcACTACCACCTAGTGCCCATACGAGAGACTGACTATCTGCCTATCAACACGAAAAACTCATGCGACCGGTATTCACGATCGAAACGCGTCCAAAGGCTGTGCGGCCGGACGACTCCGTGGCTTAGAGTTAAGGCGAGGATGCAAATCCGCCCTCTTTGGAAAACGGCGGAAATAGCTCGCCACAGAACGGTGTCGGGCTTTTGCAGCGGGCTTACCTGTGTTGGAGACTATGAGGAAAGTCCACAACTTCTtccgctgcagcggcgctgcTTGAGATGTGCTGTGTTGGGGAGCCGGCGCAGCCGGTGCGGATACAAAAGAGACGGCTGTGACTGGGGTCTCCGCGTTGTTGGCCGGTCTGAGTCAACACACATACCACGCACCAAGCACAGCATGAAGAAACGCTGGACTGGGCAGTCGCGTGGTCAGCTGTAGCGGACTCCAGGATGTTAACGGCG from Neospora caninum Liverpool complete genome, chromosome VIII includes the following:
- a CDS encoding putative peptidase family T4, translated to MWTGSGVSFLCHVEKPALAESQCRAASLSQESREDQPKREQECGEKAKENERFVTGASFFAFDRPLAAVGRLFGSAPATRDFGAVQIGNSVQCIHGILFGGGSVFGLDAVGGLLEFQRQRGIGVSTIAGPIPVCPALGIFDVPALPPGPSSSETRAFALPQFVTSADVSTACAEAVRVQASVPASLPRSDREGDKHREAVEKEGTPALADSPLRVRCRLGSNGTVSTAFSHAWTRLSLRKDADRTPAASTSPGQSTASSGASGSPSLEETASWIGSIGVGVGATCARVGECAGFAPRKGGWGEACRQRPWRGERREGKAGDTERGSAAEAGLETLKVQAFIVVNSYGDIVAAGKGSEGSVVAGPLKDGVTYAAADLLQEAGIHVSLNRDALWRVAAMAGAGMARAIHPIFSPVDGDAVIAVSTGELTHGDTDPTLSEIIVGTMAAECVAEAIQQAAAASNNL